From Candidatus Eisenbacteria bacterium:
AACGGTGAGCCCTTCCTTGAAGTTCCTCGTGACAGGCGATTCAATGATTTCACCAAGACCACCGGTGATTTTCTTCTGGGGCTTCGCCATGAGGCCTCTCATTCCGGCAAGCTGCCTAATCTGCTCCTTACTGCCCCTTGAACCGGATTCGGCCATCATGAAGATCGGATTGAAGCCTTCTGTCTCTTTCTTCAATCCGCTGAACGTTGCCTCTTCCACCTCAGTCGTGGCATGCGTCCATGTATCAATCACTTTGTTGTATCTCTCACCGTCAGTAATTACAGTTTTTCTGTATAGCTGCCTTATCTTGTCAACATCCCTCCTCGCCTTATCAAGTATTGCGCTTTTCTCGACAGGGATGACTATGTCATCTATTCCTACAGTGATGCCTGCCTTCGTTGCATACTCGAACCCGAGATCCTTCAGGTCGTCAAGGAACGCGGCAGTCACCTCAACGCCGAGCTTCCTGTAGCACTCGCCTACCAGCTCTTCAAGAGCTTTCTTGTCGAGCTCCTTGTTAACAAAATCAAGACCTGATGGAACAATGTCGTTGAAAAGAGAACGTCCCACGGTCGTAACGATCCTCTTCCCGTTCAGCGAGAGCCTTATGTTGTCGTGGAGTCCGATCGCACCGCGATCATAGGCCGCCCTCACTTCTCTCAGGTCGGCGAAGAGCTTGGTTTTCGCCTCATCGCCACTCCCGCGTTTGTCCTTCGTGAGGTAGTGACATCCCAGAACTATGTCCTGGCTTGGCGTCGCTATCGGCTTTCCATTCGCGGGGGAAAGTATGTTATGGGGCGCAAGCATCAGTTGGGCTGTCTCAATCTGAGCTTCGAATGAAAGCGGAACATGCACCGCCATCTGATCTCCGTCGAAATCCGCATTGAATGCGGCACAGACAAGAGGATGTATCTTTATTGCCTTTCCCTCAACCAGCACCGGTTCGAATGCCTGGACGCCAAGTCTGTGCAGAGTGGGCGCCCTGTTCAGAAGAACCGGGTGATCTTTGATTATCTCTCCGAGGATGTCCCATATCTCGGGCTTTTCTCTCTCAAGCAATCTCTTTGCACCCTTCACCGTTTGAACGAATCCCTTGTCCTCAAGCCTTCTTATTATGAAAGGTTTGAAGAGCTCGAGAGCCATCATCTTCGGGATTCCGCACTGATTCAGTTTCAGCTCGGGTCCGACGACAATCACGGAGCGGCCGGAGTAGTCAACCCTTTTTCCGAGAAGATTCTGTCTGAAACGCCCCTGTTTTCCCTTCATCATGTCGCTGAGGGACTTAAGCGGCCTGTTGCCCTGACCCCGAACAGCTCTTGTCCTTCTGCCGTTATCGAAAAGCGCATCCACTGCTTCCTGAAGCATTCTCTTCTCGTTTCTCAGGATCACCTCAGGAGCTTTGATCTCAACGAGCTTCTTCAGGCGGTTATTCCTGTTTATGACTCTTCTGTATAGATCGTTCAAATCTGAAGTCGCAAACCTTCCGCCTTCGAGCGGCACAAGCGGCCTCAACTCCGGCGGCAGCACCGGAACAACTCCGAGAATCATCCACTCGGGCCTGTTCCCGCTCTGCCTGAATGCCTCCACTATCCTCAATCTCTTGAGAGTTTCTCTTTTCCTCTGAAGAGAAGTTTCGATCCTTGATTGAGCCCTGAGCTCAGCCGAAAGCTCCTCAAGATCAATCTGGCAGAGAAGATCCCTAATGGCCTCGCCTCCCATCTTTGCAACGAGACCAAGGTCAGGGGTCAAAACCGCCTCATAGAACTCTTCCTCAGAAATGAGCTCTTTCTTTCTGAAGCTGGTCTTCCCGGGATCGATCACGACAAAGGACTCGTAGTAGAGGATTCTCTCGAGGTCCCTTATTGACATGTCAAGCAAATGCCCTATCCGGGAAGGCACGCTTTTGAAATACCAGATATGGGAAACCGGAACTGCGAGCTCGATGTGTCCGAGCCGTTCCCGCCGTACTTTGGACTGCGTGACTTCAACCCCGCACCTATCGCATATGACTCCGCGATAGCGAATTCTCTTGTATTTCCCGCAGCTGCATTCCCAGTCTTTCACCGGACCGAAGATCCGCTCGCAGAAAAGCCCGTCTTTCTCCGGTTTGAAGGAACGATAGTTGATGGTCTCAGGTTTCAGGACTTCTCCGTGGGACCAACTCCTTATCACCTCAGGAGAAGCCAATTGAATACGGATGGCGTTGAAGCTGAGCTTCCTCCCGGGCTCTCTTTCTTCGCCTCTGGTCAGACTCATCCTTCCGCCGGGCATTATGAAACCTTTAAGTCCAAGACTTTCCTGCATTTCCTCACACTCCTTGGGTGGAAAGCCCCTCTAAGCGTTAGTTCCCCTCAAATTGGACATCCAGACAAAGACCCTGAAGTTCTTTCACAAGCACGTTAAAAGACTCTGGAATTCCAGGTTCGGGTGGGTTTTCTCCCTTCACTATTGCTTCGTAAATGCGAGACCGTCCGCTGACATCATCAGACTTCACTGTAAGAAGTTCCTGCAGCGTGTAAGCGGCGCCGTATGCTTCAAGCGCCCACACCTCCATTTCCCCAAATCTCTGACCGCCGAACTGCGCCTTACCTCCAAGAGGCTGCTGCGTGACAAGTGAGTACGGTCCTATCGATCTGGCATGCATCTTGTCGTCAACCAGATGAGAAAGCTTCATCGTGTAGATGAAGCCGACAGTGACTCTATGGTCGAATGGGTCTCCTGTTCTCCCGTCATAGAGAACGGCCTTACCATCTTCCGGAAGTTCGGCGTCTTTCAAAGTGGCTTTGATCATGTCCACAGTGGCTCCGGCAAAGACCGGCGAAGAAACCTTCATCCCGAGTTTTTCAGCAGCCCAGCCCAGGTGCGTTTCAAGAACCTGTCCCAGATTCATTCTTGATGGAACTCCAAGAGGATTGAGGACGATGTCAACATCAGTGCCGTCGGCAAGGTAGGGCATGTCTTCTTCGGGAAGTATCTTTGCCACCACTCCCTTATTGCCGTGTCTTCCGGCAATCTTGTCTCCTACCGAAAGCTTCCTCTTCTTTGCCACGAACACCTTGACAAGCTTGACCACTCCGGGAGGAAGCTCGTCTCCGCGCTGAACCTTCTCGATGTCCTTCTCGAGCTGCTTTTCCACCCTCTCCATGCTGGCAAGGGCAGATTGTATCCTGTCCCATATCTTCTCGTTCGTTCTTGAATCCCTGACAATCGGCGTGCCCCAGGCAAGTTCGGCGAACTCAATCTTGTCGATAAGCTGGGGAGTGATCTTTCTTCCTTCCTGAATGACCGTCCTCCCCGTCCTGGCCGAGATCACCTTTCTTGCCGTCCTACCGGCCAGAATGTCAGCGAGCTCTCTGTTCCTGATCTCGACAACCCTCTGTTTCTCTTTCCTTGTAAGACGCTTGAGCCTCTCCATTTCCTTTTTCTCTTGCTTCTTGGAGGACTCGTTCTTCTCGCGCCTCGAAAAGACCTTTATCTCCGTTACAATCCCATCCATTCCAGGAGGAGCCTTGAGCGAAGCGTCCCTTACGTCACCCGCCTTCTCGCCGAAGATTGCCCTTAGGAGCCTTTCCTCCGGGGAATGCTCGATTTCTCCCTTCGGAGTTACCTTGCCGACAAGGATGTCCCCGGCCTTGACCTTGGCCCCGATCATCACGATTCCCTCTTCGTCAAGGTTCTTCGTGACATCCTCGCTCACATTCGGAATTTCACGGGTTACTTCCTCCACACCTCTTTTAGTGTCTCTTACCTGGAGCTCAAACTCCTCGATGTGCACCGACGTAAACTTGTCGCCCTTCAGGAGCCGTTCGCTGACAAGGATTGCGTCCTCGAAGTTGTAGCCGCCCCACGGCATGAATGCGACGAGGGTGTTTGTCCCGAGGGCGAGTTCTCCATCCCGGGTCGCGGCACCATCGGCGATCACCTGCCCCCTTCTTACCGTCTCACCTTCCTTCACAAGCGGTCTTTGATTAATGCTTGTGTCCTGATTCGATCTCTTGAATTTGAGGAGGTTGTATATCTCCATGTCTCCGAAATCTGAGCCCTCCTTCACCCCGTCCGGCCTTATCACTATCATGTCGCCGGAGACCGATTCCACAACTCCGCTGGTGCTGGAGATGATAAGTGCACCCGAATCTTCGGCAACCTTTTCCTCAAGTCCGGTCCCGATAAGAGGCGGTTCCGGCACAAGAAGCGGCACCGCCTGTCTCTGCATGTTGGAACCCATCAAAGCCCTGTTCGCGTCGTCATGCTCAAGGAAGGGAATGAGGGCCGCTGCGGGACTCACAAGCTGCATGGGCGAGACATCCATGAATTCAACCTCGTCGGGCGCAACCTCTGGAAATTCTCCTCTATACCTCACGGGGTTTCTGTCCAGAAGAAGTTTTCCTCTCTTGTCCAATGGTGCATTCGCCTGGGCTATCCTGTGCCTGTCTTCCTCATCCGCTGAGAGAAAGACAAGCTCCTTCTTGTCAACTGCCCCGTTCTTCACTTTCCAGTAAGGCGTTTCGAGAAAACCAAGCTCGTTGACCCTGGCGTAGGTGCTGAGTGAAGATATGAGTCCTATGTTCGGCCCCTCGGGTGTCTCGATGGGGCATATCCGGCCGTAATGAGTGTAGTGGACGTCCCTCACTTCAAAACCTGCCCTGTCCCTGGACAATCCACCCGGACCCAGGGCGCTCAGACGCCTCTTGTGAGTCAACTCAGCAAGAGGATTTGTTTGATCCATGAACTGCGAAAGCTGGCTGCTTCCGAAGAAGCTTTGTATTACTGCCGAGATCGTCCTTGCGTTCACGAGATCCGCAGGGGTCATCGCCTCCGGCTCCTGGAGACTCATCCTTTCCCTGATTATTCTTGCCATCCTCGCAAGGCCGATATTGAACTGGTTTGCAAGCAGCTCGCCGACAGAGCGGACTCTTCTGTTTCCCAGATGGTCGATGTCGTCCGTGGTCGCAAGGATCTCCTCCCCGCCAACCCTGATCGAACCGGAGAGTCTCAGAAGCATCAGGTACTTGATGATCGAAATGAAATCTTCTTTGCACAGCGTGTTCTTGTCGTCGGAAGGCGGCTCGAGTCCCAGAGATTTCTTGCGCAGCTTGTCACCGAGTATAGACTCGTGGAGCAATTTCTGATTGAGCTTGTACCGGCCCACCTTTGCCAGGTCGTATCGCTTGGGATTGAAGAAAAGCTTCTTGACTATGTCTCTGGCTGTGTCGGGACGCGGAGTTTCGCCGGGTCTTATGAGACAGTATATCCTGGAGAGAGCGTCCTCCTGGGTCCTGGTCGTATCCTTCCGCAAGGTGTTTCTGATCATGTCCACTTCATCTCTTGCAGGTATTTCAAAATACTTTATATGCGTATTCCCTGACTTCCTGAGCTCATCCAGCCTGGCTTCAGTGAGCTCCTCGTTTGCCTCAAGGACTACCTCCCCCGTGTCTTTTCTGACGACATTCTCGGCGGAAATCAGACCCGCAAGCTCCTGCCTCTTTGCCTTTGATGAACTTATCTCGGCACGCTTCACGTCATAGAAAAGTTCAAGGATTTCCTTGTCTGAAACGTAACCAAGGGCTTTGAGAAGGATTGCGATCGGCTGCTTCCTTTTCTTATCTATGTGAAAGTACATAATGTCATTGGCGTCGACGCTGAACTCCACCCATGATCCTCTGTAAGGAATGATCCTCGCCGAGTAGAGTTTCTTTCCACTGGGATGAGTTGCTTCTTCAAAGAAAACTCCCGGAGACCTGTGGAGCTGACTCACTATCACTCTTTCAGCCCCGTTTATTATGAAGGTCCCGTTCCTGGTGATCATGGGGAGCTCACCGAGGTATACCTCCTGCTCCATGATCTCCTTGTCCCTCTTCTCACCGCCCGCAACCTCCTTGATTCTCAGTCTCAACGTTGCTTTGAGCGGAACGGAGAATGTGAGGTCTCTTTCCTGGCATTCCTCAACCGAATACTTTGGCTCTCCCAGGTCGTAGCTAACGAATTCGAGAGAGTACATCTCTCGCGTATCAGCAATGGGGAAGATGTTGTTGAACACTTCCTGAAGGCCTACGTTATCCCTCCTCGAAGGGTCGACCTTGGCCTGGAGAAAGCTCTTGAAAGACTCAAGCTGGATATCCAGCAGGTTAGGAACTTCGACAAGCTGGATGTCCTCGCTCGTGGAAAAGCTCGTTCTTTCCTTCCTCTTCAACTTCAAGTCACTCACCTCTTTGGGTTGAGTATCGTTTCATGAAGCTTCACCGGACGTCCGTGTTCCGCGAAGAAAGCACGCCGTAAGCCCTCTCGGCTCTGTTACTTAATCTCAACGGTTGCGCCCACGGCCTCGAGCTTGGTCTTGATCTCAGTCGCTTCACCCTTCGATGCCTTTTCCTTGACCACCTTCGGCGCTCCCTCAACCAGGTCCTTTGCCTCTTTGAGAGGAAGTCCCGTTATCGTGCGGACCTCCTTTATTACGTGGAGTTTTTTCTCACCCGCAACGGTCAGGACGACGTCAAATTCAGTTTGCTCTTCCGCTGGAGCTGCGGCCTGCGCGGCACCGGCGGCGGGAGCAGCGGCAGCCATCATCGGCATGGATGCCGAAATTCCGAACTTCTCTTCCATTTTTTTCACAAGATCGTTCACTTCGAGAAGAGTCATCTTCTCGAGATACCCGATTACTCTTTCAACGTTCGAAGCCTCCACATCTCCCTCCATAGTTCCGGTTGTCCCTGCTGCTTCATCATGGTCAGAAGCCTTCTTCTTCACCGTTTCCTTCTTCGTACTAGTTTTGTTCACTGGTGTCATCTTTCACCTCCGGGGGTTGGCTCTGTGAATTGGATGCATCACTCTCATTCTTTGTCTCTTGCTTTGTCTCTTGCACGCCGGTCTCCGGCCCTGCTGCTTCCTTTTTCTTGGCCAGCGAGTCCAGGCCGACAAGAAGCTGTCTGACAGCGGTCTGAAGATAGAAACCAAGGACAAACATTGGCTTCTTCAGAGCGCCGGCCACCTGGCCAAAAAGCACATCCTTGGCCGGAAGACCGGCCAGTACACCAATCTGCTTCTCTCCGACAATAGTTCCCTCGACAAGCGCAAGTTTCAGGCGAGGGGTATCATGCTCCCTGCGGAAAGCCGCAAGAATCCTGGCCGGGCTGAGCTCGTCCTTGTTTGCGATCGCAAGTCCGGTGGGACCTTCGAAGTGCGGAGTGAGAAGGTCAAG
This genomic window contains:
- the rplJ gene encoding 50S ribosomal protein L10 — its product is MPSKTQKVERVDFLAKKLSSSKGVYLTDFTGMDVDTVSLLRRKLKEVDAEYLVVKNTLARLAAKQEGLDLLTPHFEGPTGLAIANKDELSPARILAAFRREHDTPRLKLALVEGTIVGEKQIGVLAGLPAKDVLFGQVAGALKKPMFVLGFYLQTAVRQLLVGLDSLAKKKEAAGPETGVQETKQETKNESDASNSQSQPPEVKDDTSEQN
- the rpoC gene encoding DNA-directed RNA polymerase subunit beta', whose protein sequence is MSLTRGEEREPGRKLSFNAIRIQLASPEVIRSWSHGEVLKPETINYRSFKPEKDGLFCERIFGPVKDWECSCGKYKRIRYRGVICDRCGVEVTQSKVRRERLGHIELAVPVSHIWYFKSVPSRIGHLLDMSIRDLERILYYESFVVIDPGKTSFRKKELISEEEFYEAVLTPDLGLVAKMGGEAIRDLLCQIDLEELSAELRAQSRIETSLQRKRETLKRLRIVEAFRQSGNRPEWMILGVVPVLPPELRPLVPLEGGRFATSDLNDLYRRVINRNNRLKKLVEIKAPEVILRNEKRMLQEAVDALFDNGRRTRAVRGQGNRPLKSLSDMMKGKQGRFRQNLLGKRVDYSGRSVIVVGPELKLNQCGIPKMMALELFKPFIIRRLEDKGFVQTVKGAKRLLEREKPEIWDILGEIIKDHPVLLNRAPTLHRLGVQAFEPVLVEGKAIKIHPLVCAAFNADFDGDQMAVHVPLSFEAQIETAQLMLAPHNILSPANGKPIATPSQDIVLGCHYLTKDKRGSGDEAKTKLFADLREVRAAYDRGAIGLHDNIRLSLNGKRIVTTVGRSLFNDIVPSGLDFVNKELDKKALEELVGECYRKLGVEVTAAFLDDLKDLGFEYATKAGITVGIDDIVIPVEKSAILDKARRDVDKIRQLYRKTVITDGERYNKVIDTWTHATTEVEEATFSGLKKETEGFNPIFMMAESGSRGSKEQIRQLAGMRGLMAKPQKKITGGLGEIIESPVTRNFKEGLTVLEYFISTHGARKGLADTALKTADAGYLTRRLVDVAQDVIIIEEDCGTILGLEVGALKEGEEVIEPLADRILGRVAAEEVTSPLTNEVLLEAGEEITEDAAEAVDEGGIERVRIRSVLTCESKRGACIRCYGRNLATGKMVDIGEAVGVVAAQSIGEPGTQLTLRTFHIGGTASRIVEQSKIRAKCKGSVKFKNVETVTFPGGIGLVVLGHKGEIQVLDESGRLKHKHSPPYGARLVVEDGAKVEEGAELFEWDTYNTPILSERSGFTRLGDVEEKRTIRDEVDENTGLRLLVIVEDKIKQLQPHVDIVDSKGKRMAHYPLPTGARLEVRDGQKVEAGTTLARIRREISKTRDITGGLPRVSELFEARKPKDHAIVSEVDGRAELGEVTRGLRRITIKGETGDESEYQIPQGRHLYVQDGDAVKAGERLTEGPINPHDILRIKGIKEVQEYLVNEIQEVYRLQGVRIDDKHIEVIVRQMLQKVRIDDPGDTSFLEGEQVDKIQLKEEQERVVSDGGQPASYDPLLLGITRASLTTEGWISAASFQETTRVLTEAAIHGGRDELRGLKENVIIGHLIPAGTGLNKYRKLRLADEIDFSQAKKAAEAKTA
- the rpoB gene encoding DNA-directed RNA polymerase subunit beta codes for the protein MKLKRKERTSFSTSEDIQLVEVPNLLDIQLESFKSFLQAKVDPSRRDNVGLQEVFNNIFPIADTREMYSLEFVSYDLGEPKYSVEECQERDLTFSVPLKATLRLRIKEVAGGEKRDKEIMEQEVYLGELPMITRNGTFIINGAERVIVSQLHRSPGVFFEEATHPSGKKLYSARIIPYRGSWVEFSVDANDIMYFHIDKKRKQPIAILLKALGYVSDKEILELFYDVKRAEISSSKAKRQELAGLISAENVVRKDTGEVVLEANEELTEARLDELRKSGNTHIKYFEIPARDEVDMIRNTLRKDTTRTQEDALSRIYCLIRPGETPRPDTARDIVKKLFFNPKRYDLAKVGRYKLNQKLLHESILGDKLRKKSLGLEPPSDDKNTLCKEDFISIIKYLMLLRLSGSIRVGGEEILATTDDIDHLGNRRVRSVGELLANQFNIGLARMARIIRERMSLQEPEAMTPADLVNARTISAVIQSFFGSSQLSQFMDQTNPLAELTHKRRLSALGPGGLSRDRAGFEVRDVHYTHYGRICPIETPEGPNIGLISSLSTYARVNELGFLETPYWKVKNGAVDKKELVFLSADEEDRHRIAQANAPLDKRGKLLLDRNPVRYRGEFPEVAPDEVEFMDVSPMQLVSPAAALIPFLEHDDANRALMGSNMQRQAVPLLVPEPPLIGTGLEEKVAEDSGALIISSTSGVVESVSGDMIVIRPDGVKEGSDFGDMEIYNLLKFKRSNQDTSINQRPLVKEGETVRRGQVIADGAATRDGELALGTNTLVAFMPWGGYNFEDAILVSERLLKGDKFTSVHIEEFELQVRDTKRGVEEVTREIPNVSEDVTKNLDEEGIVMIGAKVKAGDILVGKVTPKGEIEHSPEERLLRAIFGEKAGDVRDASLKAPPGMDGIVTEIKVFSRREKNESSKKQEKKEMERLKRLTRKEKQRVVEIRNRELADILAGRTARKVISARTGRTVIQEGRKITPQLIDKIEFAELAWGTPIVRDSRTNEKIWDRIQSALASMERVEKQLEKDIEKVQRGDELPPGVVKLVKVFVAKKRKLSVGDKIAGRHGNKGVVAKILPEEDMPYLADGTDVDIVLNPLGVPSRMNLGQVLETHLGWAAEKLGMKVSSPVFAGATVDMIKATLKDAELPEDGKAVLYDGRTGDPFDHRVTVGFIYTMKLSHLVDDKMHARSIGPYSLVTQQPLGGKAQFGGQRFGEMEVWALEAYGAAYTLQELLTVKSDDVSGRSRIYEAIVKGENPPEPGIPESFNVLVKELQGLCLDVQFEGN
- the rplL gene encoding 50S ribosomal protein L7/L12, which gives rise to MEGDVEASNVERVIGYLEKMTLLEVNDLVKKMEEKFGISASMPMMAAAAPAAGAAQAAAPAEEQTEFDVVLTVAGEKKLHVIKEVRTITGLPLKEAKDLVEGAPKVVKEKASKGEATEIKTKLEAVGATVEIK